The window TATTTATATCCGATCCTGAAATTTGTGAAGTCACTATTGagtcttaaaaaaattttcgtttttccagAAATTACAGTAGGTAAGTTTAGATATTTGATTACACATGTTACCGTACGAATCCCTCGTTAACGTATCCCATCCCATTTTCGTTTCATGAATTCTAATATTTTACCGTCAATATACtaaatttcacaataatcGCTAGGCTTGGAGGCGTATGTTGCATTATGTTTTCATTACGTACAATATTAATTGGAACAAGCCAAAATTCCCTGCTGCTGGTGTATATTCGATTTGAAATggtgaataaagaaaaaataagttcGCAAAACTAATAATTTGAACAATAACAAGAAATGATGCGATATTTCTCGCTGCGGGTGTAATAATGTTTGAATAACGTTTGAATGCGTCCTCGGTATCCCTTCTTGCGCGGGCTGTACGACGCAAGGCATGCCGGGTTGATAGAGGACCCTGATAGAAGACCCTACACCTCGACCAATCAGGGTCGAGATACGTTGAGGTACAATCTTCAACCCGTGAAGGGATTTTTGGTGTTTGGCTCGAGCGCGGAAAAATCGCGGAGTAAATTCGGTTTGCCGCGGTAAACTGTGTGAAACGTAATCGAAAGAGCCTCAAGTGTTTGCCAGAATATAAACTAGCTGAGTGTAGCTTTTTAAAAGGTATGTTAACAGCTACTTTACGAAATATTTCGGTTTCAAACGGTCGGGGGGGCAATGATCTTACTGTCAAGTTTGGCTTTGGTTGGCGGTCTCTATATCACCCATTACGTATTCGCGAATATTAAACATGACATATATTCGTTACCAATTACAATTCTATCACTCGTTATTCTCGATCGCGTGCCGATCCTGCGACATATTTTCTTATCGATAAAACAATACCCGTCCCGCGCTTCTCCTCGCGCTTCGCCGTCGCTCCCGCCCGCTTATATTAACCGAGCCTCTTCTGCTGCTGGCGATCTGGCATCTGGTATTGACATGCCGGTATTTGACGTTCACGCCACTGTCAAAATCGCGCGTGTTCTACCTCCGAGGttcatttaaaattaattcgtATATTAGGTGCGAAACCTCACAAATTACACCTTACTCTCCAAAATTCGTTGTTTTCGTTTCCATAATCTCATCGTCTTCTTTCGTTTGTGCGATTTAGTATATTTCATCTGAGTGCATAGCCCTAAATTTATACTCTGAATCACTCATGTCGATCAAGTAGCTCCAAAATTTACGTGTCTATTGTAATTACGTATCAGACACCCCACTGGTTACTGTCGATGTGCAGTCGAAACTGTATTTCAACCTGCCGACTGAACAAAGTATTTACTCGAGGTGGTGAGACAGagtttattactatttttgtAGCACATATTCAAAGTCTTGTGGCaagttgtatatttttttttctgcttacAAATCTTTCAAGTGCTGCTACTGTTGGTTAATTTTCCAAAGGGTACTTTAACGCTGTTTGCGACTTGACAATATTAACCACTGACGAGTATCTGAAAGCTTTTCACTCACTTTTTTCTCAGCAGAatcttttacaaaatttagaattatctttttatcacaaaatgagcaaatgaaatttttctagtttacCATGATTGCTATCTACTGAGAAAagtattttacttttttttttgttggacGTCCTAAAATATCTTGTGGAAAAATTAATGCATCGACTTATAGTTTTGTATAATGCACATGAGCACCCATTAGAATGACGATAAACATGAGAAGGCAGCATAagagataaaattttaattgtatGCTTTGCAAAGATAATAATTCACATTGGCCTACCACCTTGAGAATATTTTGCACTTGAGAACCGGCtcataaaattgtaaaaacagaTGCAAAATTTGGAATGTTTATTATTGGTAAAACAAGATACGTACTAGATTATTTGAAACAGTAgggatttattttatactcttGGGCATctgctcgtttttttttttctgttttctgatTAATTTTCCACATACCAACTAAATGCATAATGTGGAACGAATGTTTCACTCATTTTGCTACAAACTTGACAAGAATACCAAACAACATGAATATTACAGCtgattgtaaatatgaaatatttttgaaagagTAGCCAACTAGAAAGTTTAATATCTAAGGAATCGCGAAAACTTATGAATATCAACATTGACTGATAAATTTCAATGTAAATAtgaccaaaaataattaactttgaaatttgggtccatttcttttcactttcatttctAATAATCCCAGCGCAGGTGTCatttcaatgaattatttaatcgTCAGTAATCCATTATATAGCAATCAGTTGATTTATTAATACCGAGTAATTAATCGTCTTTGAACATGGTTTACATGCAAGGTTTCAGACAAATACCTATCGGGCCATCATTCTTATCTTGAGAAAAACGTTTCATTGCTGTTTTCAGACCAAACAAGATGTCAGACCGTAAGGCTGTGATCAAAAATGCTGACATGTCCGAGGAGATGCAACAGGACGCCGTGGACTGCGCCACTCAGGCCCTCGAGAAGTTTAATATTGAAAAGGTGAGGGAATTGACtcacaaattaatttttcaagtgttctgaatttattttctgtgctcaatttttttctttgatcgtcaataatgtttattgaatatttgagTAATTGACTGCTACTTACAGATAACCTGATATTTCTTTTTGTCATTACTATCCAAAACTAGAAGTACGAATACTAATTAATGCGCTTTGGGGTTCACTTGGGTGCGAAAGTTCGATAACAGCTTGTCCTAAGCTATTTTGATCTGTCTAAATATAGAGATTAACACGTCTCCCGGAAGTTTCTTAAGGTGTCCCAGTAATGGAAGCGTTACGCAAATGAGAGGAAGTTTTTGTTAGTTAATTAAGATAATGACGATATAGTAACCTTAATAAAGCAAACGCTGCAAAAGCAACATGAATGTTACGTACAATATCTATATTTTGAATTAGCTATTGCAAAAGTGACATATTTCACACTCATATTTGAAGACATGTTACCAATCCATCTTGTCAAATCTGCCTTCATATTTCAAAAGTACAAATTAGGAGTTGCTCACATTTAACATTACTTATTGTTAATCTCGAAATTTCTCTGATTATTATTCTGGGAGGTGGGTTTTCTTGAAGAAATCGTGTATATACCCCTATAATATTACTTGTAACTTGATTTGGtattttgatgaatatttaataataaaccTCATGTTTTGGTGTGTTATAGGATATTGCAGCTTTTATAAAGAAGGAGTTcgacaaaaaatataatcccACGTGGCATTGTATCGTTGGACGTAACTTTGGTAGCTATGTGACGCACGAAACAAGACATttcatctatttttatttggGCCAGGTAGCCATTCTTCTTTTCAAGAGCGGATAAGCTGGATTCTATCCTCTGTACTATCCCCCTTCCCCCTTCAATCGCTATGTCATCTGAGAAATTAAATTGTATtacatatacaaatatatgatAAGAActgatttcaataaaaaaaaggtaaaggAGGGTCCTGAAAGATGGCATATATGACGCAACAATCTCGTTTGTTCTCCAATTGCGTATTGGACAACAATATATGGACTAAAATATAAATCTATTTGTGTAGAGAATCTAAGGGTTGGGggacatataaaaatattgacatACTACCTTACACGTTGAAATGTATTGCGTAtgccaagaaaaaaaaaaacaaaaaactttgttGTGTTCTTGTTTCTATTAGGTATATACTACGTGTAATCAGACCTTACTCGTGATAATGTACAGTTGCTCAGGGTTCTCCACCTTATGTTCATCGTTGCAGTTTGGTACTGCGTTATTGTTCAGGATCACGAAAATGCAACGTGTTGACTAGTCTGTGTATACATTATGTCAGAAACTAGATCCCCTGGTGCTGGAAATTATCACTAGCGAACACTGATTAAgctaataattacaatttaccataattaacaacaaaaatttcgaaattttccctACTTAGCCTTACCCCCTCCTCCCCCACAATGCTACACACAATGAATAATTagttgaatgattttttttacttgtttgATGACGTTTTGTTTAATATTAAGATGAAGAggagtattaaaaatttaacgtGCCGATGAAAgcatcagatttttttttatatatatatatacacacacacatatatatattatacattgaataaatattaattacataacaattgaatatcgattttcataaagaaggaaaagagaaagaacgatACTACTTAATACTATTAGAAACATTCGTGTTACTATTGTTGTATTTTGTAACTGACACTGGATTTTTCACTGGCGTTTTATCAGGGCGATGCATACTTAAAAATCAGTGGTATGTTTGGGCTCCAGAATTGCTTCAGACAATGTTTGTCTGTTCCATCGTCACTATTGATCATTCAATACTCCATACGCTAATTACACATaacataattaataaatagATTATACAAATATGCTATTTATACATAGTGCAATCCACATGCGATATTCTCTAATTCAGAATGAATCGGGTTTGCGCCctgcaaataaattatatgtgTTGCTATAAGAGTAACAacgtttttccaaatttcaggCCTCAGCATGATTTTAATTAACCACCATCTACGCATATAGTGCGTATCTTTAGGTaatattttcacaacattGATAGCGTTGTAGGGCTTAAGGATTGCCAGAACACAAGGGCAAAAGTCAAAAAACTAGGAGAGAATTGTACCTCTTGAGTGTTTAGAACGCATAATCTCACAATTTATTGGAAATAAGCACTTgaaacatttattattattgcttgAATAGTTGATTAATTCATCAAGTTATTCAAATCGTAAGTCTTGCAAGTCTGGACCATTGTTGGAATCTGTGTCATTCACTTATTCATTacatttaatataaattaataataaagtatacttgtttttttgaaatccaatttccttttcgttttttcctaAGTATCACTGAATTATTTGCCTCATCCTTTTACTTAAGTGTTTCACGATAAGTATACATCGtacacatttattatttacatctAGATTGGACCTAATTCCGTCATCTCCTAGCAGAAGAATTCTCCTTTGAGGAAATTATTCTCACTTTAGATCTGAAACTGTGATTCCAAATGCACAGATTCTAGTAACTAAGCTATTTCATAAATCTGAGAAAATCGATTGTTTAATGCGAAATAATGAGTAATGAGAATTGATTATACTTATCCTACCCTAATGCCATAATGAATCATACTTCAAACCTATTTTTACTCAAACATCCACTATTTTGGGATCTGGGTGTCGCATCAAACAGCTTAGAACaaggtgaaataattttgtgacTTGAAGATTGTAAGATGCAAAATCTTTGCTTCTTCGAGTGCTATACCCTGGATATTTGCAAGTGTTGTGCtagttcaacaatttttcaattacatttttattacgaaaatCTGGAATAAATCAACAAACATAACGAAATTCTTGGCCTATGTGTTGGATAGTTATGAGTTTGTGGTTTGAAGAATTCTCTAATATCAGAAAATGCAGAACAGCACAGTACTATGGAAATACGGATTCTTCTGAATTAACTGTTGACCCGATTAATGAAGATtaagttgaaatattttaagtgTATCTCACACCACAGTTTCTTCCTCACTTGCATAGCAATCTCGtcaaatatttggaataaGTATTATAATCCCATACACATAGCTGGAAAATGAAAGTATACTTTTCAACTTGAATGTTGGAGACTGAATCGACTTTTCTGTGTGAGAAGCGACCCATAGTCTCAAAAAACTGACGTGCCACCAGCCTAGCAGTTGtacacacaattttttttttcaccacaagTGATTAATTATCCTTCACAATGTCGAACTTTTAAACTAGTATGACCACCTTTGTATACAGCCTGAAATAAGTTTCATTGATTTATGTCACGGATTATTCTGTGTAGCAATCATCTTGCATCCTCGCACCACCTGTATCTTGGCAATGATTACTACGTTCGCAAGTTATTAGatagacattttttcaatcttcgtACATGCTCCAGTATTAACTAGTTTTATCAACGAGACTTGGGCGAATTTATGATGTGTCGGATACCTCATGTTGGCTATTAAAGTTCAACTATGGAATCTAGCAGATAAATGCTTGACAGGCGTGtctcaaattttaatattaccaTACTTTAtcatatgtataggtatattaatTGCATTATACAGCAAAAATTAAGATAGTGATGATATTTGACAGTAAGCATTATTGTAAGGCAAACATGAATTTcctagaaaaattttataaaactggAGTGTATGCTAACTTAGCACGCTGCAATTGGATAATTGCGGTGTATTATATTCGAAATTTGGCAGGGTACAGTGATATTCAATGACAAAAACAAGacataaaatttatacaacttGAGACACAGCCTTAAACAATTCCTGTGGGGAAACGGTATTAATTTAATGTTGTGGATCTCTGGATGGAATGTACTGCGTGTGTATTTACTTGTTCTATCTGAGGCTGCTGTTTTCACTACTAAATATTAATACAGTTGTCCCTGAAAGTACTTGTGATTATTATCCTGATTACATGTCCTTTTCGTGTCCTACACATGTTttagataaaaattatcaaaaacgATAACGAGCATGATAATATTCAAAGAGTTATCAGTAATTAGacttatattttcatttttcttgcGTAATCGTCAATGGCGGTtccatattttgtaaaatttcttaGGTTGTTTGGA is drawn from Neodiprion fabricii isolate iyNeoFabr1 chromosome 3, iyNeoFabr1.1, whole genome shotgun sequence and contains these coding sequences:
- the LOC124177217 gene encoding dynein light chain 2, cytoplasmic is translated as MSDRKAVIKNADMSEEMQQDAVDCATQALEKFNIEKDIAAFIKKEFDKKYNPTWHCIVGRNFGSYVTHETRHFIYFYLGQVAILLFKSG